In Planococcus versutus, the DNA window TGGTGGATTCTGCAGAAATTGATAAATTACCTGAAGTAGCGAACTTTCCAGAATTTTTAATATCAGGTTTACCAAATATATTTGTGCCACTTAGCACATAATCATTATCATATTTATAAGCTACTTTCATCTCGCAATTTTTTTTACATTTTGAATCTACTTTTTCATTAGTTACATAAGTAGTAGCTAAATAAACATCTGATGAAGAAACAATATTCGAAAATTTAAAGTCATTTAATTTATTTTTATAGCTATTTAAATTATTACTATCAAAGTAAATGGCTACTTTTTTAGAAGTGAAATCAATAGGTTTTATATCAACAAATTGATTAACTCTTTTGGGTTTAATTTCATTAAAAAAAAGTTTTGTATCATCTGTATACTTGGAATAATAACTTGTATTTCCTATATCTTTTCCATCTATATAATCATCATAAGTAAATTTATAGTTCCAATTTTCTTTTGTGCGAGCAGGATGTGTGAAATGATATAAGTTACCGCCTAAAAAAAGTTTAGAATTATTTCTTGAATCGACTCCAGAAATTTCTGGGTATAAACTTTCTTCTGAAATTGCAGTTGAACCACTTTTCCAAATCCCTCGTTTTGAAACAATGAGATCATTATCTACTTTCAAATCACCTTTTATGGTCACTCCACCATTTAAATACAGATTACCTTCTCCAGGTATAGGAGGGAATCTAGTTGTATCACTTTTATCTTTTACTTTATAAGCACCTACTGCATAGTTTAATACTTCAGGATACTGTGTTGAACCAATATTGTATTTCGCATAAAGTATGTTTGATTTATCACCAGAGATACCCGTACTTTTAAAAGTGATGATTTTTCGCAAATATTTTTGAGTTGAATTTATTGTCATCATGCTCTCTGAATCATCTACTGATTTAAAAATACAAACTGTATAATTGGTTCCTGCTCCGGATGTAGCTTGTCCAGTAATTGATTTGTTGCCAGAACATTTGTATTTATCTACTACACTATTTAATTTATTTACATATTCAACTGCTGAAATGCCACTAGCTGTTACGGCTTCATTTAATTCCTTGGTAATTTGAGCATTAGCATGTTCGATACCTTTACTAGCTAAATCTGAAGACTGGACGATATCTTCTCTTATCTCATTTTTAGTTGTGCCGTTAAAAGACATAGCTATTAAACTTACTCCTAAAATCGAAAATAGAACAATAATTATTAAAGTCAGTAACAATGAATACCCTTCTTGGTTGTCACTTAAATACCTTTTCATCCTGCGTCCTCCTTAGAATTAGCAATTACCTGTACGGTGTTTTCGAATTTCATTCTGTGTTCTTTATTTCCTTTGTTTAGTTTTAAAGTAAAAACTATCGTGTATTCAGCTTCAGTGTCATTTTTAGTAATAGAGGTAGGTGAATTACTTGAACAATCTGTTGGAATAATTTTGACGTTTTGATTGTAAAAATTTATTACGTTACCGTTCACTAATACATTTTCGCCTTCAAAGCCAGTTTTAACAAATTTTCCTGATTTCATTACATTTAATAATGAGGTTTTTTTATTGTTAGTACAAAAATTTTCTACTTCAATCTGACCGTCTTTTAAGATGAATAAATCTTTAATCATACTAGCCATAATCAAATCGGCTTCATCACGTAATTGTGTTTCTACTTGGATTCGCTGGTAATTTGAATAGCCTTGAAATAGAACTGTATAAGATAGAATCCCTATAATACTAACAATGACTAATGTAGCCATAAGCTCTACTAAAGTAACACCATGATCATTTTTGAAGACATTGATTATTTTATTCATCTGCAACGTATCCTTCCACTGCGCTTGATAGCTTAGAGTTAACTGCAGTAACTTGGACAACAACATTTAATAGAGAGAGGTTACATTCAGTTGCATTCTGGGTCGGACTTATCTTAATCTGATAAGATTTTCCATTCATCTCATAAATAAAAGAATCTTTTTCTTGCCAATCCTTCTGAGGGCTTGTACAGGGCTGTTTCACTTCTTTGTAAATAATAAACTCACCTGGTTGAACTTTCACTCGCTCCAAATAAGCATCAGCCAAATTAATAACGACTAACTTCTCACTATTCGATACCGCTAACCGATTGGTATTCGCGAAGACAGCTGTAAAACTCATCAATACGATGGACAGAATAACCAGTGAAGCCAGAACCTCTACTAGTGTAAAACCTCTATCGTTCTTCATATAAAATTTTGTCAAATTTTCACCCGCTTATGTAAATAGTAGTAGTAATTTTCATGGAAAGTTAAGCTTCTCGTTATATATACCATTTTCTTTGTATCCTGACTAGCTGACTTTGGAAAAAATTATACGTTAAGTAGTAAATAAGTATTAATAACTATTTTTATTATTCGCTATTATTTATACCATTTATCTTGTATTATAGCTATATCAGATAAGATACTTTAACCTATATTATTACTTTAATTTACAAATTGAAAGGAATCTTCAATTTTGAATATTATATTATGTGCATTAACTTTACAGGAGGAGTTTAAATGGTGCGGATTTTTATCTTTATAATTTTTGTAGCGAGTGCAATGTTGGCTTTCTACTTTTTAACAACGAGTGTGAATCGGATGAAAATAATGACGTTGATCGGAGGAGGCGCATTTGCGGCTTTTGTTGGTCTTTTTATGCAGGGAGCCTTGTCGGTTTATCTGTCAATCGCGGCCATTGTTGCGATCTCGTTATTGGGCGCGCTGGTTTATGCAAAAGTTCAAGAAACCAACCAACTAAAAAGACAGCAAATTCTTCAAGAACACAAAAATAGAAAAAGCAAAATTTCAGCTAAACAAACAGCAGTTGTAAAAAAGCCCGTTCATGAACCGATAGGTGATGGAACGAGTGGTATGCAGACAATCGCAAGAGTCAGGGAGGAACAAAAGGTTGAATAATCAAGTATTTGGAAAAACGTTTCTAACCATATTAGTGGCAGGATTATTATTTTTTGGCGTTGCCAATGTAGGAGCTGCAGCTGTAGACAAATGGCTGTTCCCAACTACTAAATTTGGTGATCATACATATATTGGCACAACGGAAGTTTCCAACATGGAAATAGCTGCAGCTATGGAGCAATTTTCAGGAACCACTGAAAACTGGCGACAATCGTCTGAACTACTCGTAACCTATCAAGATGCAACAGCTAGTTATCCATTAGACAATGCAGAAATTTTGTTAGAAGAAACCGCTGAACAAGCTCAGTCGGGTGTACAGAATAGTTTTGTATATGATCTTCAAGACAAAACCACTGAACGTTTTTTCACTGAAAATTTTACAGGAGTAGAATTTTCTGAATCTGAAGTGCAAAAACTGACGAACAAACTAGAACAAGCACTTCAAGCAGGTTTAGAAAAAACACATGTCGCGATCAGCGATGATTCACTTGTGGTGGATCGTGAAAATGTTTCTGAAATGATTTTTCCGGAGTTGTCGACTAGTGAAGAAGTGGCAGCGATCGTTGAAGCTATTAATGGACTTCAAATTGCTCCTGGTGAGACATTTTCTTTTTTAGAAGTGATTGCTGAAATAGAACCTATTGGAGTAACAGATGCTGAACTTACTGAAATTGCTTCAACTATTTATTCTGTGGTACTCAAAACAAACTTCAAAATAGAAAAACGCACCATCGGAACACAAGTTCCCAAAAAAATTGCTGTAGGTCAAGAAGCAACGATTAATCGTGCACTTGGCATCGACTTGGTTTTTTCTAACCCCAATGCTAGCTCGTTTGTTTTAAATGCAGCTTCTTCAGGAAGTTCGTTGACTGCGTCATTATACGGTTTTCCGTTTGTATATGAGTATGCGGTATTAACTGGTGGCAATGAAACCGTAAATCCGCGACTGATCAAGCAATACAGTGCATTTATCACAAGTGGGAAAAAAGTTGAAGAAGAAGGCAGTAAAGGAGTTCGTGTCGAAGTAACGCGTTCTATTATGGATGAAGAAGAAGAATTAGAAGTTGAATCTATTTCAACAGATTTTTATCCGCCAATTGACCGAGTGGAACTTTATCCATTGACAGCTCCTCCTGCAGAAGTCATTCCGGAAACGGGCTCTGACGAATCTCTAGAAGAGACAGAAGACGGAAAACCGACAGAAGAAGACAGCGAAACACCAACAGATTCTACAAGTGACAACAACGGTGTTAGTTCGGGATCAGGATCGGGACAAAAGGCTGAAGATGGAAAAGAATCAACAGATTCAAAAACTGAAAAAACCGAAAAAACCGAAAAAACTGAAACAACTAAAGATAAATCAAATAGTTCGACAGATAAAGAAACGGATGGTTCAACATCTAGTTCAGACAAAGATTCTGGATCAGGAGAACCGGTATACGATAAGGGTGGAAATTTAGTAAACCCTTAATCGGTGGTGAGGAGGAAAAGAATGGCGAAAGTACGCAAGCGACTGGGCGATATTTTAGTTGACCATGGATTACTGACACAATCAGATTTAGAAGAAGCGCTCACTACTAAAAAAGCACAACAAAAAATAGGTGATGCCCTTTTACAAAGAGGATTGATTACCGAGCAGCAGCTGATTGAAACACTTGAAGTGCAGCTGGGTATTCCGCACGTCTCTCTTTTCCGATATCCTTTTGATAAAAACTTGTTCACTATGGTACCAAAAGAAATGGCAAAGCGAAATCAGTTGGTCCCATTAAAAGTAGAAGGCGATAAATTATTCGTTGCGATGACAAATCCAATGGATTACATCACCATCGATGATCTTCGGTTAACAACAGGCTTTCACATAGAGCCAGTCATTGCTTCAAAAGAAGATGTTACTAAAGCGATTTCGAAATACTATGACGAGGAATCGTTTGATGAGTTTATCGGCGACATGCCTGACAAAGAACAAGGACAACAAGAAGAAATGGGCGATATAGACGCGCCAATTGTTCGCTTAGTTAGCCAAATTCTTTCAACGGCTGTCTCGCTAAAAGCGAGTGACGTTCATATGGACCCTCAAGAAAACCGTGTATTGATTCGTTACCGGATTGATGGATCTCTCCGAACAGAACGCATATTGCCAAAAGCGATGCAAGGAATGATAACGGCACGCATTAAAATTTTAGCGAATCTCGACATAACAGAAAGCCGGATTCCACAAGATGGCCGCATTAAAACAAATGTAGACATGCGCCCGATTGACTTGCGCGTTTCTTCACTTCCTACCGTGTACGGCGAAAAAATCGTTATGCGAATTCTAGATTTGAGCGCCAATTTAACTGATATTGCTAAGCTTGGGTTTAGCGAACTAAACATGGAACGTTTTATGCACGAAATTGATAAACCCAATGGCATTATTTTAATTTCAGGTCCCACTGGTTCTGGTAAGTCATCAACGCTTTATGCCGCTTTAAATAAACTAAATTCTGAAGAAGTTAACATCATTACCGTAGAAGACCCAGTTGAGTACCAACTAGAAGGCATTAACCAAATTCAAGTAAATACCAATGTGGGCTTAACTTTTGCGGCTGGACTTCGTTCGATTCTTCGGCAAGATCCAGATATCGTCATGGTTGGAGAAATCCGAGACAAAGAAACGGCTGATATCTCGATACGTGCGTCGCTTACAGGTCACTTAGTATTAAGCACCATTCACACCAATGACTCTATTGCTTCGATTACGCGTTTAATGGACATGGGCATTGAGCCGTTTCTTGTAACAGCTTCTCTAAATGCCGTGGTTGCACAACGCTTGATTCGCAAAGTATGCCGAGATTGTCGAGAAACACATCAAGCGACTGAACGCGAAAAGTACATTTTTGAAAAAAGAGGCTTAACGATTGAAACGATCGCGCGTGGAAGTGGTTGTTCACAATGCAACATGACAGGCTATCGTGGACGTATGGCGATTCATGAAGTACTTGTTGTGAACGAAGAAATAAAAGACATTATCAACCGCAATGGAACTTCTGCAGAAATTCGCGAAATCGCAATGAAAAACAAAACAATTTTCTTGATTGACGACGGTTTATCAAAAGTGAAGGAAGGCATGACAACAACAGAAGAAGTTCTGCGCGTTGCCATGATGGATTAAAACGATGTCAATTCCATATATCGATGAAATTTTAACCGCTGCCATTAATTTGGATGCGTCCGATATCCATTTAACAGTAGGAATTCCACCCGTTTTTCGATTGAATGGCAAACTAAAGCGGTACGGTGAAGAAATTGTGACTTACGAGCAAACGAGAGAAATTAGCAAGTTGTTGATTCCGGAGAGGTTGTTTGAACGCTTTTTAGAAAAAGGAGAAATGGATTACTCTTATTCGCTACCCGGTGTAGGCAGGTTTCGTGTCAATACATTTCATCAGCGAGGATCGGATTCCCATGCGTTTCGAACGATCACTACGGGAGTGCCGACAATTGATCAGTTGAACATGCCAGATGTTTTGAAAATTCTTTCTGAATCACAACAAGGTCTCATTTTAGTCACAGGGCCTACTGGGTCTGGCAAATCAACAACTTTAGCCGCTATGATTCGCCATATAAACGATCATATGGCAAAACACATCATCACTTTAGAAGATCCGATTGAGTACTTGCATAGGCATGGCAGTTCGATTATAAACCAACGTGAAATCGGGTCGGATACCCATTCTTTTGCGAACGGCTTACGCGCAGCTTTGCGGCAAGATCCGGATGTTATTTTAGTCGGTGAAATGCGTGACTTAGAAACCATTACGACAGCTATCACAGCTGCCGAAACTGGCCATTTGGTTATGGCCACTTTGCACACATCAAGTGCTGCATCAACAATTGAACGAATTATTGATGTGTTTCCAGCAGGTCAGCAGCCTCAAGTTCGTACACAATTAGCAGGTGTCTTAAAAGCAGTCATTTCTCAGCGGTTATTGCCAACAAGTGACGGGCAAGGACGAGTGGCCGCAACGGAAATTATGATCAACAATACAGCTATTTCCAATTTAATCCGTACAGAAAAAGTGCATCAAATTCCAAACGTTATTTTAACCAATCGTGCAGCGGGGATGAATATGATGGCCACTTCTATACAAGAGCTATTAGCAACGAATAAAATTTCTCGCCATACCGCTCATCCATACTTGAAAGGAGAAGGGTGACATGGCACGTTTTAAATACGAAGGACGCGATACAAAAAAGGTAAGAACAGGCATCGTGACTTCAAGTAACCGAAGAGAAGCGGTTATTAAACTGCGCGATGAAGGCATCAAAGTTACGGAAATGTGGGAAATTGAAACCACTACACTTCAAAAAGACATAACAATAGGCAATCCAGTAAAGCAAGATCAATTTATAATGTTCTTGCGCCAGTTTTCTACATTGATGCGTGCAGGTGTAACGATCGTTGATACAATACGCATTTTGTCGCAACAAGTGGACTCAAAAGCATTGGCTAAAACGCTAGCCGCGATTGAAGATGAACTGCGCAAAGGCAATACATTATCAGACAGTCTAGCCAAGCATCCTAAAATTTTTGAACCATTGACGATCAACTTGATCAAAGCAGGAGAAATGTCCGGAAATATCGATGAGTCTCTAGAGCGTCTCGCCGATCATTACGAAAAAGCGTACCAAACGCGTCAAAAAGTAATTTCTGCCATGTCGTATCCTGCAATTGTTGGCGTGTTGGCAATCGGCGTTGTAATTTTCTTGTTAGCAACCATTGTGCCGATGTTTGTTGGCATGTTTGAAGGGTTTGGCGGAGAACTTCCGCTGCTCACTAAAGTCGTAATGATGTTAAGTGATTGGACGCTCGCTTATTGGTACTTGATCGTGCTCGCTATTTTAGTAGTACTGGGGACATTGTGGTTGATGAAACGCAATTTGCAAGGAAGAGTCATACTGGATACGTTACTGCTACGCATGCCTGTGTTTGGAAATATATTTAAGAAATCTGCGTTAGCTCGATTGACGCGGACGTTGAGTTCTTTGTTTTCAAGTTCGGTTCCTATTTTACAAGCATTAACTATGGTCGAAAAAGTAGTAGGCAATGAAGTGATGTCCAAAGTAATCTTGTCATCAAGAGATTCACTAGAGCGCGGAGGATCGCTAACCGACCCCATGCGCAATCATTGGGCGTTTCCACCGCTAATTCCGCACATGATTTCCATTGGTGAACAAACAGGGTCACTAGACCATATGTTGTTAAAAGTCGCGGAGTTTTATGAAAAAGAAGTAGACGCAGAGACCGACCGGCTAAAAGCGTTAATCGAGCCATTGATGATTGTGCTTCTTGCTGGGCTAGTAGGTACTATAGTACTATCAATTATGCTGCCGATGTTTGAGATGTTTAATAACGTAGACAATATGTAGGACGAATCATCTAGATAGTTTAAAAATATTTGCAAAAAATGCAAAAAAGCTATTGCTATAATTAATACTATTGATATAATTGAGACGTACTCAAAGTAGTATATAAAAGTAAAAAAATAGGGGGAAAAGAAATGAAGAATTATTTACAAAAGAAATTAAACAACGAAAAAGGGATGACCTTAATCGAGCTATTAGCCGTTATCGTTATTATCGCAATTATTGCCGCGATTGCTATTCCGGCAATTGGGAATATTATTGAGAATAGTCGTTATAGTGCGGTTAAGTCGGATGCTACAAATAGCATTAGTGCAGCTAATATCTACTTTACAGAAAACCCTGATAAAACAAGTGTTAGTGCAAAAGTTTTAAAGGATGATGGGTATCTTGATTCACCGGGTAAATTACCTGCAACAACAACTGGTACTGCAGCAGGGTCTGGTATTACAGTATTTACAAATAGTAATCCTATAAAAATATCGACTCCAGCTATCACATATTCTACTGGTAAGACCTTAACCTTTACAAATGCTTCAATTGAATTAATCAATGCTGATGATAAAAAGGGTAGCGAAGATCCTGCTGCTAAAACAATACCTGCACAATAGTAATCTAACTATTTGAATATACTCAAGATTTGTAGGAGCTGAAAAAATGGCCTTATCGTTTTTATCGAAAAAAGCGCGTGTGGTGACAATGACTATAGAAGAAGATGCCATTCGGTATGTGGAGTTAAAATCCACAGATCCGCTCTTCATCAGCCAGGCCGAAGAGATCGCTCTTCCGGCCGGGGTTATCAAAGATGGCGAAATTGTCGACTTAAAGGCGCTTGGTTCGTTACTCGATGAGGCTGTCCATCAGTGGGGTCTCTCTAAGAAGTCAGTCCGATTCCTCGCCCCTGACGAATTCGTTATCATCCGCAAAGTTGCATTTCCTCAAGGTGTCAAAGTCGATGAGCTAAAAGGCCATTTCTTTATCGAAATTGGTTCGACGCTGTATTTGCCTTTTGAAGATCCGGTATTTGATGTTGTGCCTTACAACGACAATGCCGAAGTATTGATCATCGCTTCTAAAGAATCTGTTGTTCACTCGTATGAGCAAGTGTTTGACGAAGCGAAATTAAAAGCAACAGTAGCGGACATTACGCCACTCGCTTTGTACCGGTTAGCTTTTTTACAACACGATTTCGCTGAAGAAGAACACATCATGATGATCGATCTGCATTCAAAAAAAATGACTGTGTCTATTTTTTATGAGCATTATCCATTGTTCATGCGACCAGTCGAATTGAATTTGGCTGAAGAAGATTTCTTGGATTCTGCCATTGTACTAGAAGAAATTGAATCAGAAGTGGAAAAGTTAAGCAATTTTTATCGCTACAGTATGAACGCGGGTGGAGCGGGTATTACAAAAGTTGTTTTCAACGGACTAGACAATTGGCCGGAACTTCAGTCGCGTCTAGAAGGCCGCTTGTCAGTTCCTGTGTATCCACTTGTGATGAAACCCATTCCAAGTGAATTAAACGATAGCGTTCCTGAACGTTTTAACCGTGCCATCGGTTTAGCCCTGAAAGAGGTGTAAGCATGTTAGTAGATATTAACTTATTGCCGCAAAAAGAACGAGAACGACCTGTCGTGCTTGTTGCGGTGCTTGGCGTTTTAGGGGTGGCCGTTTTACTCTGGGCAATTTTTTTCTTTATGGCACAGTCACAAAATAACCAACAAGCCGCAACGGATGCGGAATATGCACAAGTAGCGATTCAAAGTGAAGCGGTACGCGCGCAACTAGAAGCATCAATTGGACTAAATGACGAACAGCAATTACAAGCAACGGTTGTTTGGGCAGAAGCTTATCAATTTGATACGGTGCCTCTCCTAGGAGATCTTGTTTCTCGGTTACCTAAACGTGGATTTTTTGATTCGTTTTCATTTGTAAAACCCAATTTGGGTACTTTGACCATTCAATTCGATACGTCTCGTGAAGCGGCTTATTATTTGGCTCAGTTAAAAGCTTCTGAAATGCTGGCATCGGCATCGCTTGACTCGGTCACGAACGAAGAACTGGATTTAATTGAAGAAGAAGATCCAAACAAAGTTGAGACAAATGAATTAATAAAAAACCCGCGTTATTTGGCTACATACAGTTTGGTTTATGTTGATGAACGGTTGCCAGCTGAAGAAGGCACCGTCAACGCAGATGGTACAGTAACAGAAGCACCGGTAACAGAAGAAACACAAGCGCCTGCCACAGAAACACCAGCAGAAGAAACGGTTCCTGCAGAATCTGAGGTGGATGTTCAATGAGTAGCTTAACGAAACGCCAAAAAGAAATCGCTTTGGTAGCACTAGCTGTACTTTTGTTACTTGGTAGTGCTGCGTACTCTTACTTTTCTTTGTATACGCCAGCTAAAGAAGCACGTCTACAATCTGAACAATTACTAACTTCAGAAAAAGAAGTGCTCATGGCATTAGAAGCACAACAAAAAGCAGCTCCACCGACTGAAAAAATCAGTGTTGGCGATTTGCAACAACAAGTTTCTGTCGAACCTTTAACAGATTTGATCTTATTGCAAATTGAACAAGCTGAGCTAATTTCACAGACCTTTGTGACTTCCGTGAATTTTACAGAAGCGCCATTGACGTTACTGCAGCCAGTTGAAGGAATGGAAAACCTACAAGAAATCGTCGCAGCAGTCGAGTTTAATGCTAGAGATTATAACGGCATCGCGACTTTTATAGACGAAATTGAACAAATGGAACGAATCATGGTAGTGGATACTATTGATTTTACTGCAAACCCGGAACTGACAAAAGCTGATCAACTAAACGAACCTTTACTCGTTTCGGTTTCTTTTTCTGCATTTTATCGTCCGGATTTAGTGGGCCTTGCGGATGATTTGTTAAAAGTCGATTCGCCGGCGCCTGCTAAAAAAGTAAATCCATTGCCTCAAAACGATGGAACCAACTTGGTAATGCCAGAAGTGATAGCTCCAGAAACGACACAAGAAGAAATTGAGATTTTAACTACCGATCCTGAAACAGACGTAAAAGTCGATGTGACTGTTGAAGAAGACGCTGAGACGGTAGACCGGTAAAGAAGACAAAAGAGAAATCACTGCGATTTCTCTTTTTTTGGTAGAGCTGGTTTGAAGATTTGTGTATAAGTCGAGTTATGAAGTTTCACTTCTAGATATTCCGCAAAGCAACTTCGCTATCCCGCGGCCTTGTGGGAGTCTACGCTGTTTTGCTGCATATCTCCAATGTGGACTCTTAAATATAAGTTTGTATCTACTCTAAGAAAAATTTATGATCAGCCAAATTCAAGCTGTCTTTTTTGTAGCGTGGAATACGAACTTTTAATGAAAACCTTAGAAGAAAGAACGTAAGGCGGCGACTCCTGCGGAAAAACGGAGTGGTGAGACCCCGCAGGAGCCTGCGACGAGGAGGCTCAGCGCTTCGTCCGCGGAAAGCGTCCGCCTGCAGTGACTTCTTCAACTCTATCACTAACTATTCCACAAAAAACTACAGCAAAGAGGGTTTCTATGGTATTAACTTATTCTGTTTTTATTGGCTTGTTTGGCCTTGTTTTTGGTTCGTTTTTTAATGTTGTTGGTTTACGTGTGCCCAAAAAGGAATCGATTGCTTACCCGCCTTCACATTGCACCAATTGCGACCGACGCTTGACGGCGATTGATTTGGTGCCAGTGTTTTCTTACTTGTTTTTGAAAGGTCAGTGCCGAACATGTGGCTCGAAAATCCATTGGGTGTATCCGTTAATAGAAGCCATCACGGCGATTTTATTCGTCGCATCGTATTTAGTGTTTGGTTTTACACCCGAACTTGTCGTTGCGATTTTGTTTGTGTCGCTATTGGTCATCATCACCGTATCAGACATTGCGTACATGCTCATTCCAGATAAAGTGCTACTGCCGTTTGCGGTCGTGCTGCTCGGACTTCGTTTGTTTGTTCCACTGGATCCGTGGTGGGATAGTTTAGTTGGAGCCGTTGTTGGATTTGGCTTGTTGTTTTTGATTGCGGTTGTTTCAAAAGGCGGCATGGGCGGCGGCGACATCAAACTATTTTTCGTCATCGGTTTGGTACTCGGTTCAGTCGGAATTTTAATGACTTTGTTTTTCGCATCGTTTATTGGTGCGATTGTAGGCATTATTCAATTACGTGTGACAAAAAAAGGTCGGAAAACACCGATTCCGTTTGGGCCATCGATCGCGGTCGCAGCTGTTATCGTTTACTTCTGGGGTGACGGGCTGCTTGCATGGTATATGAATTTTCTAGGATGAAGCGGAGGCTTCATCTTTTTTTTGTTTTACAAATCGCACCGTTTG includes these proteins:
- a CDS encoding type II secretion system F family protein; amino-acid sequence: MARFKYEGRDTKKVRTGIVTSSNRREAVIKLRDEGIKVTEMWEIETTTLQKDITIGNPVKQDQFIMFLRQFSTLMRAGVTIVDTIRILSQQVDSKALAKTLAAIEDELRKGNTLSDSLAKHPKIFEPLTINLIKAGEMSGNIDESLERLADHYEKAYQTRQKVISAMSYPAIVGVLAIGVVIFLLATIVPMFVGMFEGFGGELPLLTKVVMMLSDWTLAYWYLIVLAILVVLGTLWLMKRNLQGRVILDTLLLRMPVFGNIFKKSALARLTRTLSSLFSSSVPILQALTMVEKVVGNEVMSKVILSSRDSLERGGSLTDPMRNHWAFPPLIPHMISIGEQTGSLDHMLLKVAEFYEKEVDAETDRLKALIEPLMIVLLAGLVGTIVLSIMLPMFEMFNNVDNM
- a CDS encoding VanW family protein, which produces MNNQVFGKTFLTILVAGLLFFGVANVGAAAVDKWLFPTTKFGDHTYIGTTEVSNMEIAAAMEQFSGTTENWRQSSELLVTYQDATASYPLDNAEILLEETAEQAQSGVQNSFVYDLQDKTTERFFTENFTGVEFSESEVQKLTNKLEQALQAGLEKTHVAISDDSLVVDRENVSEMIFPELSTSEEVAAIVEAINGLQIAPGETFSFLEVIAEIEPIGVTDAELTEIASTIYSVVLKTNFKIEKRTIGTQVPKKIAVGQEATINRALGIDLVFSNPNASSFVLNAASSGSSLTASLYGFPFVYEYAVLTGGNETVNPRLIKQYSAFITSGKKVEEEGSKGVRVEVTRSIMDEEEELEVESISTDFYPPIDRVELYPLTAPPAEVIPETGSDESLEETEDGKPTEEDSETPTDSTSDNNGVSSGSGSGQKAEDGKESTDSKTEKTEKTEKTETTKDKSNSSTDKETDGSTSSSDKDSGSGEPVYDKGGNLVNP
- a CDS encoding type IV pilus twitching motility protein PilT yields the protein MSIPYIDEILTAAINLDASDIHLTVGIPPVFRLNGKLKRYGEEIVTYEQTREISKLLIPERLFERFLEKGEMDYSYSLPGVGRFRVNTFHQRGSDSHAFRTITTGVPTIDQLNMPDVLKILSESQQGLILVTGPTGSGKSTTLAAMIRHINDHMAKHIITLEDPIEYLHRHGSSIINQREIGSDTHSFANGLRAALRQDPDVILVGEMRDLETITTAITAAETGHLVMATLHTSSAASTIERIIDVFPAGQQPQVRTQLAGVLKAVISQRLLPTSDGQGRVAATEIMINNTAISNLIRTEKVHQIPNVILTNRAAGMNMMATSIQELLATNKISRHTAHPYLKGEG
- the pilM gene encoding type IV pilus biogenesis protein PilM encodes the protein MALSFLSKKARVVTMTIEEDAIRYVELKSTDPLFISQAEEIALPAGVIKDGEIVDLKALGSLLDEAVHQWGLSKKSVRFLAPDEFVIIRKVAFPQGVKVDELKGHFFIEIGSTLYLPFEDPVFDVVPYNDNAEVLIIASKESVVHSYEQVFDEAKLKATVADITPLALYRLAFLQHDFAEEEHIMMIDLHSKKMTVSIFYEHYPLFMRPVELNLAEEDFLDSAIVLEEIESEVEKLSNFYRYSMNAGGAGITKVVFNGLDNWPELQSRLEGRLSVPVYPLVMKPIPSELNDSVPERFNRAIGLALKEV
- a CDS encoding type IV pilus modification PilV family protein, which encodes MKNDRGFTLVEVLASLVILSIVLMSFTAVFANTNRLAVSNSEKLVVINLADAYLERVKVQPGEFIIYKEVKQPCTSPQKDWQEKDSFIYEMNGKSYQIKISPTQNATECNLSLLNVVVQVTAVNSKLSSAVEGYVADE
- a CDS encoding PulJ/GspJ family protein — protein: MNKIINVFKNDHGVTLVELMATLVIVSIIGILSYTVLFQGYSNYQRIQVETQLRDEADLIMASMIKDLFILKDGQIEVENFCTNNKKTSLLNVMKSGKFVKTGFEGENVLVNGNVINFYNQNVKIIPTDCSSNSPTSITKNDTEAEYTIVFTLKLNKGNKEHRMKFENTVQVIANSKEDAG
- a CDS encoding GspE/PulE family protein, coding for MAKVRKRLGDILVDHGLLTQSDLEEALTTKKAQQKIGDALLQRGLITEQQLIETLEVQLGIPHVSLFRYPFDKNLFTMVPKEMAKRNQLVPLKVEGDKLFVAMTNPMDYITIDDLRLTTGFHIEPVIASKEDVTKAISKYYDEESFDEFIGDMPDKEQGQQEEMGDIDAPIVRLVSQILSTAVSLKASDVHMDPQENRVLIRYRIDGSLRTERILPKAMQGMITARIKILANLDITESRIPQDGRIKTNVDMRPIDLRVSSLPTVYGEKIVMRILDLSANLTDIAKLGFSELNMERFMHEIDKPNGIILISGPTGSGKSSTLYAALNKLNSEEVNIITVEDPVEYQLEGINQIQVNTNVGLTFAAGLRSILRQDPDIVMVGEIRDKETADISIRASLTGHLVLSTIHTNDSIASITRLMDMGIEPFLVTASLNAVVAQRLIRKVCRDCRETHQATEREKYIFEKRGLTIETIARGSGCSQCNMTGYRGRMAIHEVLVVNEEIKDIINRNGTSAEIREIAMKNKTIFLIDDGLSKVKEGMTTTEEVLRVAMMD
- a CDS encoding prepilin-type N-terminal cleavage/methylation domain-containing protein, translating into MKNYLQKKLNNEKGMTLIELLAVIVIIAIIAAIAIPAIGNIIENSRYSAVKSDATNSISAANIYFTENPDKTSVSAKVLKDDGYLDSPGKLPATTTGTAAGSGITVFTNSNPIKISTPAITYSTGKTLTFTNASIELINADDKKGSEDPAAKTIPAQ
- a CDS encoding fimbrial assembly protein, producing the protein MLVDINLLPQKERERPVVLVAVLGVLGVAVLLWAIFFFMAQSQNNQQAATDAEYAQVAIQSEAVRAQLEASIGLNDEQQLQATVVWAEAYQFDTVPLLGDLVSRLPKRGFFDSFSFVKPNLGTLTIQFDTSREAAYYLAQLKASEMLASASLDSVTNEELDLIEEEDPNKVETNELIKNPRYLATYSLVYVDERLPAEEGTVNADGTVTEAPVTEETQAPATETPAEETVPAESEVDVQ